A stretch of the Janthinobacterium sp. 64 genome encodes the following:
- a CDS encoding ABC transporter ATP-binding protein/permease, with translation MHKTLQAPLRPSLTTLAFSYWRQTGSWKVYTMLAVMLASIFGSASLYIWANQLTGEVTDALLTMKWNNIWPVLAAAVVAGLCIAAVAVVSLAVQNFLELRWRTWMTEKFQREWLAAHAFYDIEQEGMLSNADQRIAEDVRLFTTLSLTLFFNFLNMVVSMVSYTALLWGMSRVVRFDISGTTFAIPGTLVFIAYAYNIGSLTLTHWVGKRLVGLNMEKQTVEADFRFGAMQIRENAEQIAFYGGAETERRRLTGLFARVRHNTTALIVRRTKVMLTSSAYMSLFTGLPTIAALPLYLTGQITLGGVVSVAGAFGMLSNTLSFFSQSYQPATEWIALANRLRDLEWAIHKARLRMSGFTLTHQPVPVLATGPLTLLDPMRRTLTRLGPLHIAPGERWIVRGPSGVGKSTLLRVLAGLWPYGDGDVKFPEGAAVMFVPQRSYLPTGPFKQALCYPRVAEDFDDDSCHRVLAQCGLDQRIKDLAAYDNWQHQLSGGEQQRVAFARVLLHVPDFVFLDEATSALDPELETRLYTALVESLPHAAIVSVAHRQDLARFHDHVLDIGPVSDASPNPDGTHNCTETTCGTV, from the coding sequence ATGCATAAAACGCTGCAAGCACCACTCCGGCCCAGTCTTACCACCCTGGCGTTCAGCTACTGGCGACAGACGGGAAGCTGGAAAGTCTACACCATGCTCGCTGTCATGCTGGCCAGCATCTTCGGTAGCGCGTCGTTGTACATCTGGGCCAACCAGTTGACGGGCGAGGTGACGGACGCCCTGCTGACCATGAAATGGAACAATATCTGGCCGGTGCTGGCGGCGGCCGTCGTCGCCGGACTCTGCATCGCTGCGGTGGCGGTCGTCAGCTTGGCGGTACAGAATTTCCTTGAGCTCCGCTGGCGCACGTGGATGACCGAGAAATTCCAGCGAGAATGGCTGGCGGCGCATGCCTTCTACGACATCGAACAGGAAGGCATGCTGTCCAACGCCGACCAGCGAATCGCGGAAGATGTGCGCTTGTTTACGACGCTATCCCTCACCCTGTTCTTCAATTTCCTGAACATGGTCGTCAGCATGGTCAGCTATACCGCGCTGCTGTGGGGCATGTCGCGCGTGGTGCGGTTCGATATCTCTGGCACGACGTTCGCCATTCCCGGCACGCTGGTCTTCATCGCCTATGCCTACAACATCGGCAGCCTGACTCTGACGCACTGGGTCGGCAAGCGCCTCGTCGGCTTGAACATGGAAAAGCAGACCGTGGAAGCGGACTTCCGATTCGGCGCCATGCAGATCCGGGAAAACGCGGAGCAGATCGCCTTCTACGGCGGCGCCGAAACGGAGCGGCGCCGCCTGACCGGGCTTTTCGCCCGGGTTCGGCACAATACGACCGCGCTGATCGTCCGGCGTACCAAGGTCATGCTGACCTCGTCCGCGTACATGAGCCTGTTTACCGGCCTGCCGACCATCGCCGCGCTGCCGCTGTACCTGACCGGCCAGATCACGCTGGGCGGCGTGGTCAGCGTCGCCGGCGCGTTCGGCATGCTCAGCAATACGCTGAGCTTTTTCAGCCAGTCGTACCAGCCGGCCACCGAATGGATCGCCCTCGCTAACCGCCTGCGCGACCTGGAGTGGGCCATCCACAAGGCGCGCCTGCGCATGAGCGGCTTCACGTTGACGCACCAGCCGGTGCCAGTTTTGGCTACCGGCCCGCTGACGCTGCTCGATCCGATGCGGCGCACGCTGACGCGCCTTGGCCCGCTGCACATCGCGCCGGGCGAGCGCTGGATTGTGCGCGGCCCGTCCGGCGTCGGCAAGAGTACCTTGTTGCGCGTGCTCGCGGGCCTGTGGCCGTACGGTGACGGCGACGTGAAGTTCCCCGAAGGTGCGGCGGTGATGTTCGTTCCGCAGCGCAGCTACCTGCCAACGGGGCCGTTCAAGCAGGCGCTGTGCTATCCGCGTGTGGCCGAGGATTTCGACGACGATAGCTGCCACCGGGTACTTGCGCAATGCGGGCTCGACCAGCGGATCAAGGACCTGGCCGCCTACGACAACTGGCAGCATCAGCTGTCGGGCGGCGAGCAGCAACGGGTTGCGTTTGCGCGTGTCCTGCTGCATGTGCCGGATTTCGTCTTCCTCGACGAGGCGACCAGCGCGCTCGATCCCGAGTTGGAAACCCGTCTCTACACGGCCCTCGTCGAGTCGCTGCCGCATGCGGCGATCGTCAGCGTCGCGCACCGGCAGGATCTGGCCCGTTTCCACGACCATGTACTCGACATTGGCCCTGTAAGCGACGCCTCACCTAACCCCGACGGAACCCATAACTGTACTGAAACTACCTGCGGTACCGTCTGA
- a CDS encoding TonB-dependent siderophore receptor: protein MHRKNSRLALRKLILPGALAGIFALSAPSGVHAQQAPAADKGASLHDYDLKAGLLVQTLEAIENISGRRIDFDRADLAKGHAKAVNGNLSAGAAISQALAGTRYVLQDDGVGTLSVTSGATVEVVARRDQAETEFKADRSDTATRGGTSLHMVPASVTLITSKVLESQQATDLTEALRNVSGMSLAKTPQNNTTFGVRGFDAGSNSNGLTDNSAVYRNVLAVERVEVLKGPQAILSGGNSLGGAVNIVVKKPQTNAIRDLTVQYGSFGDKTIGADLSGKIGDDERLSYRTVGSVQDMSHNQAGMDGKKSRSILQALRWKDAKTDFIASAEYSNDKNPLERYTFSRRDGVILPVPTRLLGNRADGVDVKVRRFGYQLEHKFSDDFVLVSRLQDTHQDFDLHISSPNGLTYASGAASDSPKPEMLFFASRVLRPEDTLSGDHYMRLNFATGEVRHKLSVGFNHTNDDQRQTQYSGDFVRVPVYSSTPYNFQDLRERATTLSLTSALGQRQRGIYAQDMMTYEKWNLLLNWRRTSYSTPAITSTYYGTPENFVFQDAAMKIYHTSPGAGLVYQLNDETSLYASYSEGFQPNTSLACGGGFVQPMQTHNREIGAKFDLFDSKFTLTTSAFSMQQSNSLVYDRVNDCYNSRQAQRTQGAEIDAQGRLLPGLEAIFNYTYTQVKNVSDATVQFAGQPKHRANLWAVYKFQRAELKGLGVGVGISGKSSSLGSLFEPFTLPGGAQVDASVYYTTGPWSATVGVKNVFNRLLYDTTTTGSYIPVVTSRVYALTVKRSFK, encoded by the coding sequence ATGCATCGCAAGAATTCACGTTTAGCCTTACGCAAGCTGATTCTTCCCGGCGCGCTCGCCGGCATCTTCGCCTTGAGCGCGCCTTCCGGCGTCCATGCCCAGCAGGCTCCGGCCGCTGACAAAGGGGCTTCGTTGCATGACTACGACCTGAAAGCGGGTCTGCTAGTGCAGACGCTCGAAGCGATCGAAAACATCAGTGGCCGTCGCATCGATTTTGATCGCGCTGACCTGGCCAAGGGGCACGCCAAAGCGGTGAATGGCAACTTGAGCGCTGGTGCGGCCATCAGCCAGGCACTGGCGGGCACGCGCTACGTCCTGCAAGACGACGGCGTCGGTACCCTCTCCGTCACCTCGGGTGCGACGGTCGAAGTGGTGGCGCGGCGCGACCAGGCAGAGACGGAGTTCAAGGCTGACCGCTCGGATACCGCCACACGCGGCGGCACGAGCCTGCACATGGTGCCAGCCTCGGTCACCCTCATCACCAGCAAGGTGCTGGAATCGCAGCAGGCGACGGACCTGACCGAGGCGCTGCGCAACGTCAGCGGCATGAGCTTGGCCAAGACGCCGCAGAACAACACGACGTTCGGCGTGCGCGGCTTCGACGCGGGCTCGAACTCGAACGGCCTTACCGATAACAGCGCCGTTTACCGCAATGTGCTCGCCGTGGAGCGCGTCGAGGTGCTGAAGGGCCCGCAGGCGATCTTGTCCGGCGGCAATTCGCTGGGCGGCGCGGTGAACATCGTTGTCAAGAAGCCACAGACGAACGCGATCCGCGACCTGACCGTGCAATACGGGTCGTTCGGTGACAAGACGATCGGGGCTGACCTGTCGGGCAAAATCGGCGACGACGAACGACTATCGTACCGGACGGTCGGCAGCGTGCAGGACATGAGCCACAACCAGGCTGGCATGGATGGCAAGAAGAGCCGGTCGATCTTGCAGGCGCTGCGCTGGAAGGACGCGAAGACCGACTTCATCGCCAGTGCCGAATACTCGAACGACAAGAACCCGCTGGAGCGCTACACGTTCTCGCGCCGTGACGGCGTGATCCTGCCCGTGCCGACCCGGCTGCTGGGCAATCGCGCCGACGGCGTCGACGTCAAGGTGCGGCGTTTCGGTTACCAGTTGGAACACAAGTTCAGCGACGACTTCGTGCTGGTCAGCCGCCTGCAGGACACTCACCAGGATTTCGACCTGCACATCTCCTCGCCGAATGGTCTGACGTACGCGAGTGGTGCCGCGTCGGATTCGCCGAAACCCGAGATGCTGTTCTTCGCGTCGCGCGTTCTTCGGCCAGAGGACACACTCAGTGGCGACCACTACATGCGGCTCAACTTTGCGACGGGCGAGGTGCGCCACAAGCTCTCGGTCGGATTCAACCATACGAACGACGACCAGCGCCAGACGCAGTATTCCGGCGATTTCGTGCGCGTCCCGGTGTATTCGTCGACGCCGTACAACTTCCAGGATCTGCGCGAGCGCGCTACCACGCTGTCCTTGACCAGCGCATTGGGCCAGCGTCAGCGCGGCATCTACGCGCAGGACATGATGACTTACGAAAAGTGGAACCTGCTGCTCAACTGGCGGCGTACTAGCTACAGCACACCTGCGATCACGAGCACCTACTACGGCACGCCGGAAAATTTCGTGTTCCAGGATGCTGCCATGAAGATATATCACACGTCCCCAGGCGCCGGCCTGGTGTACCAGCTCAACGACGAGACGTCGCTGTACGCCAGTTACTCAGAGGGCTTCCAGCCGAATACGTCCTTGGCGTGCGGCGGCGGCTTTGTGCAGCCCATGCAGACTCACAACCGCGAAATCGGCGCCAAGTTTGACCTGTTCGACAGCAAATTCACCCTCACGACGAGCGCATTCTCGATGCAGCAATCGAACTCGCTGGTCTACGACCGCGTCAATGATTGTTACAACTCGCGACAGGCGCAGCGCACCCAAGGCGCCGAAATCGATGCGCAAGGCCGCCTGCTGCCGGGACTGGAAGCGATTTTCAACTACACCTACACGCAGGTCAAGAACGTGAGCGACGCCACGGTGCAGTTCGCCGGGCAGCCGAAGCACAGGGCAAACCTGTGGGCCGTGTACAAATTCCAGCGGGCCGAACTGAAGGGCCTCGGCGTCGGCGTGGGGATCTCGGGGAAGAGCAGCAGCCTCGGATCGCTGTTCGAGCCGTTCACCCTGCCAGGAGGGGCCCAGGTAGATGCCAGCGTTTACTATACGACTGGGCCCTGGAGCGCGACGGTGGGTGTGAAGAACGTGTTCAACCGCCTGCTGTACGACACCACGACCACCGGCTCATACATCCCGGTCGTCACCAGCCGTGTGTACGCACTGACGGTCAAGCGCAGCTTCAAGTAA
- a CDS encoding FAD-dependent monooxygenase, which produces MEIGILGGGIAGLSVALALSKRGYSPRVYERRTGPATMGAGVTLWPNAGFVLEELGLLQDIAAVAGRPVAMHRQDAAGNSLGGIDIALLDQIMGHPTHTILRRDLQAVLLDHAAQAGIPVEFGHRAVAIDLDAGGEAVARFENGVSIRPDLLIGADGRMDSVARAFVAGDNTPVYQGFVNWVGVAQAESALVRDIAIQDYWGSGDRFGCVAVRPDLVYWAAAQARPLPGAAPAADMRKEIEDLFAGWPEPVTRIIQATPAHAIRLIAVHDLEPLHTWSRANVLLVGDAAHAPLPTSGQGACQALEDAWHLARCLVGTDGCLDEALLHFAQIRGPKTAKLAEQGRVFASGLFATDPETCRIRNERAKASDPLRDVYALAAGWAQGLPMAGCTDGTPVDSVGSGSLYRL; this is translated from the coding sequence ATGGAAATCGGAATACTTGGCGGCGGCATTGCAGGGTTGAGCGTGGCGCTTGCATTGAGCAAGCGGGGGTACAGTCCCCGGGTATATGAGCGCCGGACGGGGCCTGCGACGATGGGGGCTGGCGTTACGCTCTGGCCCAACGCTGGCTTTGTGCTAGAGGAACTCGGGCTGCTGCAAGACATAGCTGCAGTGGCAGGTCGGCCAGTGGCAATGCACCGTCAGGATGCCGCAGGCAATTCTTTGGGGGGCATCGATATTGCGCTGCTAGACCAGATTATGGGACATCCGACCCATACGATTTTGCGCCGGGACTTGCAGGCGGTACTGCTGGATCATGCGGCACAGGCCGGGATCCCGGTAGAATTCGGACATCGGGCAGTGGCGATCGACCTCGATGCTGGCGGCGAAGCCGTGGCGCGGTTCGAAAACGGGGTAAGCATTCGTCCGGATCTGCTGATCGGCGCCGATGGCCGCATGGACTCGGTTGCACGCGCGTTCGTCGCGGGGGACAACACCCCAGTTTATCAGGGCTTCGTGAACTGGGTGGGTGTGGCGCAGGCGGAGAGTGCATTGGTGCGCGATATCGCGATTCAGGATTATTGGGGTTCGGGTGATCGTTTCGGTTGCGTGGCAGTCCGGCCGGATTTGGTCTACTGGGCGGCCGCGCAGGCACGGCCATTGCCGGGGGCCGCGCCCGCAGCGGATATGCGGAAGGAGATTGAGGATCTGTTCGCGGGATGGCCCGAGCCTGTCACCCGCATCATCCAGGCGACACCGGCGCATGCGATCCGACTGATTGCCGTGCACGACCTGGAGCCGCTGCACACGTGGAGCCGGGCTAATGTGCTGCTCGTGGGGGATGCGGCGCATGCGCCGTTGCCGACATCTGGCCAGGGCGCTTGTCAGGCGCTGGAAGACGCCTGGCATCTGGCTCGGTGTCTGGTTGGGACCGACGGCTGCCTCGATGAAGCCTTGCTGCACTTCGCGCAGATCCGCGGGCCGAAGACCGCGAAGCTGGCCGAGCAGGGTCGCGTTTTCGCGAGCGGCCTGTTTGCCACTGATCCTGAAACCTGCCGCATTCGCAATGAACGCGCCAAGGCGTCCGATCCCTTGCGTGACGTGTATGCCTTGGCAGCAGGATGGGCACAGGGTTTGCCGATGGCCGGCTGCACGGACGGCACGCCGGTGGACAGCGTTGGCTCCGGCAGTCTGTACCGCCTCTGA
- a CDS encoding LysR family transcriptional regulator yields the protein MRNALDLNTVRVYVAVVDEQSFAGAARLLTLPSSNVSRHVASLERTLGVRLLERSTRHLRMTEAGRLLYERAKPLLDALLSTEEELGAVQGELRGTLRMCMPGEAPRLLAPILAEFCSLHPGVELECDTRLTGLEALREDMDLSIVFHRGRQDDSTFITRELATLPSIVVAAPALLAKTGIPRHVHELRSLPCITTLSALKGQPWQFLDATGEIVKVSVRSRYRVNSGELALAGARQGIGFAIVAAYPCQEDLAAGRLQEVPLDLIPAPLQLLGVYSHRHSVTARVRALLEFMQVRLEGVGSGSR from the coding sequence ATGCGCAATGCCCTCGACTTGAATACCGTCCGCGTCTACGTGGCGGTCGTCGATGAACAAAGCTTTGCCGGCGCGGCACGCCTGCTGACCCTGCCATCTTCTAACGTCAGCCGCCACGTCGCCTCGCTGGAACGCACGCTGGGCGTCCGCTTGCTGGAACGCAGCACCCGCCACCTGCGCATGACGGAAGCTGGCAGGCTACTCTACGAACGCGCCAAGCCCTTGCTCGACGCCTTACTCTCCACAGAGGAAGAGCTTGGCGCAGTGCAGGGTGAACTGCGCGGCACCCTAAGGATGTGCATGCCAGGCGAAGCGCCAAGGCTGCTTGCTCCTATCCTGGCCGAATTCTGCAGCCTCCATCCCGGCGTCGAGCTGGAATGCGATACGCGCCTGACCGGTCTCGAAGCTCTCCGAGAAGACATGGACCTGTCCATCGTCTTCCATCGTGGGCGCCAGGATGACAGTACCTTCATCACCCGCGAACTCGCTACGCTGCCCAGCATCGTGGTCGCGGCGCCCGCCCTGCTAGCCAAAACTGGAATACCGCGCCACGTGCACGAACTTAGGTCATTGCCTTGCATTACCACCTTGAGCGCGTTAAAGGGCCAGCCCTGGCAGTTTCTCGACGCCACAGGCGAAATCGTGAAGGTATCCGTGCGTAGCCGCTATCGTGTTAACAGCGGAGAACTGGCATTGGCGGGCGCGCGGCAAGGCATCGGCTTCGCGATAGTGGCGGCCTATCCATGCCAGGAAGATCTTGCCGCAGGCCGATTGCAGGAGGTGCCGCTGGACTTGATCCCTGCGCCGCTGCAATTGCTTGGCGTGTACAGCCATCGGCATTCCGTGACTGCGCGGGTTCGGGCTTTGCTGGAATTCATGCAGGTGCGGTTGGAAGGAGTCGGGAGCGGCTCAAGATGA
- a CDS encoding aminotransferase-like domain-containing protein, protein MSRGRPVHRPAITFNKEALTSAAGGGKRTSLVDRIFDRIVAEIQLGRLAPAKRIHSVRQLADECEVSRDTVARAYDKLVAHGYLESRAGSGFFVRAQRRPVQVPIEIGALPTLPAWWRFQLVQPAGNLSSMPGLGLLPSDWLDETGLAKAMRSVARGSMRSLTGYGDPLGYLPLRQQLQAKLRDLHIDAPVARIMVTAGATHALHLIVLAWLRTPGEHVLVEDPCSFLLRDRLLASGLEMLKVPREADGPNLDVLRDYCMQYRPRFFFCNSVLHNPTSGHISPHKAFQILRLAEEFDLIIVEDDTYSDLMPPGATTPATRLASLDQLQRVIYIGSFSKTIAPGLRVGYMCANAKILDWLQVYRTVSEIAAQSVGERVIYQLLSQGSYRHHCAQLRSRLDECRQPVIESLGALGCTVDLDTSVGMYVWATLPHDLDAMPVADELLKQGHLLAPGVLFSPERHAASKMRFNVSRTLASPALPALERLIKARASAG, encoded by the coding sequence ATGTCCCGCGGACGTCCCGTTCATCGCCCTGCAATCACGTTCAACAAGGAAGCGCTCACCTCGGCGGCCGGAGGCGGCAAACGTACGTCGCTGGTGGACCGCATCTTTGACCGCATCGTTGCCGAGATCCAGTTGGGCCGGCTCGCGCCGGCCAAACGCATACACTCGGTACGCCAACTGGCCGACGAGTGCGAAGTGAGCAGGGACACAGTCGCGCGCGCGTACGACAAGCTGGTCGCGCACGGATACCTAGAGTCGCGCGCCGGGTCGGGATTCTTCGTTCGGGCGCAGCGCAGGCCGGTGCAGGTGCCCATCGAGATCGGCGCGCTGCCGACGCTGCCTGCCTGGTGGCGTTTCCAGCTCGTGCAGCCTGCCGGAAATCTCTCCAGCATGCCGGGCCTCGGCTTGTTGCCCTCCGACTGGCTGGACGAGACCGGCCTTGCCAAGGCCATGCGCTCCGTGGCGCGGGGCAGCATGCGCAGCCTCACGGGCTACGGCGACCCGTTGGGCTATCTGCCGTTGCGCCAACAGTTGCAGGCCAAGCTGCGCGACCTGCACATCGATGCGCCAGTGGCACGCATCATGGTCACGGCCGGGGCCACGCATGCGCTGCACCTGATCGTCCTGGCCTGGCTGCGGACACCCGGTGAGCATGTGCTGGTCGAAGACCCTTGTTCCTTCCTGCTGCGCGACCGCCTGTTGGCCTCCGGCCTGGAAATGTTAAAGGTACCGCGCGAGGCCGACGGTCCGAACCTCGATGTCCTGCGTGACTACTGCATGCAGTATCGCCCGAGGTTCTTCTTCTGCAATTCGGTGCTGCACAACCCGACGTCCGGCCACATCTCGCCGCACAAGGCCTTCCAGATACTGCGCCTGGCGGAAGAATTCGACCTGATCATTGTCGAGGACGACACGTACAGCGACCTAATGCCGCCCGGCGCCACGACCCCCGCGACCCGGCTCGCGAGCCTGGATCAGCTGCAGCGCGTCATCTACATCGGCAGTTTTTCGAAAACGATCGCGCCTGGTCTGCGAGTCGGTTACATGTGCGCAAACGCGAAGATCCTGGATTGGCTGCAGGTGTACCGGACCGTCAGCGAGATCGCGGCGCAGTCGGTCGGCGAGCGCGTGATCTACCAATTGCTGTCACAGGGCTCCTACCGCCATCATTGCGCGCAGCTGCGCAGCCGGCTCGACGAGTGCCGGCAGCCGGTCATCGAGTCGCTGGGCGCGCTCGGCTGCACCGTGGACCTCGATACCAGCGTGGGCATGTACGTGTGGGCGACGCTGCCGCACGATCTCGACGCCATGCCGGTGGCCGACGAGCTGTTGAAACAGGGTCACCTGCTGGCGCCTGGCGTCCTGTTTTCGCCTGAAAGACATGCAGCGTCGAAGATGCGCTTCAACGTCAGTCGTACGCTAGCCAGTCCGGCGTTACCTGCACTGGAACGTCTGATCAAAGCACGGGCCAGCGCAGGATAA
- the trxA gene encoding thioredoxin — MTSTILNTTDASFETDVLKVPGLVLVDFWADWCGPCKALAPILADLADEYPEVRVVKVNADENRQVGEQLAIRGLPSLLLFSNGVECARLLGTQSKTRLAALLDEKLEA, encoded by the coding sequence ATGACTTCGACCATCCTGAATACAACCGACGCGTCCTTCGAGACCGACGTCCTGAAGGTCCCTGGCCTCGTCCTGGTCGACTTCTGGGCCGATTGGTGCGGCCCATGCAAGGCGCTCGCCCCCATCCTTGCCGACCTCGCCGACGAATATCCTGAAGTGCGCGTCGTCAAGGTCAATGCGGACGAGAACCGGCAAGTCGGCGAACAGCTGGCCATTCGCGGCCTGCCGTCGCTGCTGCTGTTCTCGAACGGCGTGGAATGCGCCCGCCTGCTCGGCACCCAATCCAAAACACGGCTCGCGGCCCTGCTCGACGAGAAACTGGAGGCCTGA